The Daucus carota subsp. sativus chromosome 9, DH1 v3.0, whole genome shotgun sequence genome window below encodes:
- the LOC108202637 gene encoding biotin synthase, mitochondrial yields MSMMRLIRANTSSCFLLSTTARTFSTSSASASASAAAIEAERSIKEGGRNNWSRDEIKSVYDSPILDLLFHAAQVHRHAHNFREVQQCTLLSVKTGGCSEDCAYCPQSSRYNTGVKSQKLLSKDAVLEAALKAKEAGSTRFCMGAAWRDTVGRKTNFKQILEYVKEIRGMGMEVCCTLGMIEKQQAEELKEAGLTAYNHNLDTSREYYPNIITTRSYDERLETLKHVREAGINVCSGGIIGLGEAEDDRVGLLHTLATLPTHPESVPINALLAMKGTPLEEQKPVEVWEMIRMIASARITMPKAMVRLSAGRVKFTIPEQALCFLAGANSIFTGDKLLTTPNNDFDADQQMFKLLGLIPKAPDFSNDAKGKDFEAENCEVAVSN; encoded by the exons ATGAGTATGATGAGATTAATCCGTGCAAACACAAGCTCCTGCTTCTTGTTGTCCACAACCGCAAGAACATTCAGCACTTCATCGGCATCGGCGTCGGCGTCGGCGGCGGCGATTGAAGCAGAGAGAAGTATAAAAGAAGGCGGTAGAAACAATTGGAGCCGCGATGAAATCAAGTCCGTCTACGATTCTCCGATTCTCGATCTCCTCTTTCACGCC GCTCAAGTGCATAGACATGCTCATAACTTCAGGGAGGTGCAGCAATGTACGCTTCTTTCGGTGAAGACCGGCGGTTGCAGCGAGGATTGTGCTTATTGTCCTCAGTCTTCACGGTACAACACCGGAGTCAAGTCACAGAAGCTTCTCAGCAAGGATGCTGTTCTTGAGGCAGCACTTAAG GCAAAAGAAGCTGGCAGTACTCGTTTTTGTATGGGTGCTGCATGGAGAGACACAGTGGGAAGGAAGACTAACTTCAAGCAGATCCTTGAATATGTGAAAGAAATAAG AGGTATGGGGATGGAGGTCTGCTGCACCCTAGGGATGATTGAAAAGCAGCAAGCTGAAGAGCTGAAAGAGGCAGGGCTTACAGCTTACAACCATAATCTTGATACCTCAAGAGAGTATTACCCCAATATTATAACCACAAGATCATATGATGAACGCCTAGAGACTCTTAAGCATGTTCGGGAAGCTGGGATCAATGTCTGTTCAG GAGGTATTATTGGACTTGGAGAAGCAGAGGATGACCGAGTTGGTTTATTGCACACTCTGGCAACCCTCCCTACTCACCCAGAGAGTGTTCCCATTAATGCACTGCTTGCAATGAAAGGCACGCCTTTAGAAGAACAAAAG CCGGTTGAAGTGTGGGAAATGATTCGTATGATTGCATCGGCTCGTATCACAATGCCGAAAGCAATGGTTAGGCTGTCTGCTGGCAGGGTTAAATTCACTATTCCTGAACAGGCTCTGTGCTTTCTTGCTGGTGCAAATTCAATTTTCACAGGCGATAAGCTATTAACAACACCAAATAATGACTTTGATGCTGATCAACAAATGTTCAAGCTTCTTGGACTTATTCCGAAAGCTCCAGATTTTTCTAATGATGCAAAAGGGAAGGATTTTGAAGCAGAAAACTGTGAGGTTGCTGTCTCCAATTAG
- the LOC108202636 gene encoding mogroside IE synthase-like produces MASKPHVLVISFPVQGHINPMLQFSKRLASKGLMVTLAATSTISKSLIAEHDGPVKMVSIPDGSQGLSTQQWDSSLAESKEASDDDSPAARWARYQPAVSQGLIELIERHNKESPCNQFRVLIYDSMMPWCLDIAHRLGLKGASFFTQSGTVSLLYHHAHVGTLQLPSDGTVVSVPQLSVPLEVRDLPSFIYDTGANPAIVKTVTDQFSNFKRADWLLFNTFDKLEDQVVKWMAEQWSIKTIGPAIPSMYTDKRISNDKEYDLNLFTSNQHTCNNWLDSNKAGSVVYVSFGSIANLKEEQMTELAFGLSNSNLSFLWVIRASEETKLPMDFLSAGLQSRCLIVNWCSQLEVLSHQAVGCFMSHCGWNSMLEALSLGVPIVAMPQWTDQTTNAKFIADVWQVGVRVEVDEKKQVATRESIEVCLKEVMMEGEKRNQLKVNALKFKELARVAIDQDGSSDNNISEFISSI; encoded by the exons ATGGCAAGTAAACCTCATGTCTTGGTCATTTCATTCCCAGTGCAAGGCCACATAAATCCCATGTTACAATTCTCCAAGCGCCTAGCTTCCAAAGGCCTCATGGTCACTCTAGCGGCCACTAGCACCATAAGCAAGTCGCTTATTGCAGAACACGACGGACCCGTGAAAATGGTGTCGATTCCTGATGGCTCACAAGGTTTATCTACCCAACAATGGGATAGTTCATTAGCTGAATCGAAAGAAGCATCAGACGACGACTCACCAGCAGCGAGATGGGCTCGTTACCAGCCTGCTGTTTCACAGGGTCTGATTGAGCTGATTGAGAGACACAACAAGGAATCACCATGCAACCAATTCAGAGTTCTGATATATGATTCAATGATGCCGTGGTGTCTGGACATAGCGCATCGACTGGGGCTTAAAGGAGCTTCGTTTTTCACTCAATCTGGTACTGTTTCTTTGCTCTATCATCATGCACATGTGGGGACTTTGCAGCTTccgtctgatggaacagtggtTTCAGTGCCTCAACTGTCGGTTCCGCTTGAGGTTCGGGATTTGCCATCGTTTATCTACGACACCGGCGCAAATCCTGCCATTGTGAAAACTGTGACTGATCAGTTTTCGAATTTTAAGCGAGCTGATTGGCTTCTTTTTAATACTTTTGACAAGTTGGAGGATCAA GTTGTAAAGTGGATGGCAGAGCAATGGAGTATCAAGACTATAGGACCAGCCATTCCCTCAATGTACACAGACAAAAGAATAAGCAATGACAAAGAGTATGACCTTAATCTCTTCACATCAAATCAACACACTTGCAACAACTGGCTGGACTCAAACAAGGCAGGCTCAGTAGTGTATGTATCTTTTGGTAGCATTGCCAATCTGAAAGAAGAGCAAATGACAGAACTAGCATTTGGCCTCTCAAACAGCAACCTTTCCTTCTTATGGGTGATCAGGGCTTCGGAAGAGACTAAACTTCCCATGGATTTCCTGTCTGCAGGATTACAAAGCCGGTGCTTGATAGTGAACTGGTGCTCACAGCTTGAGGTTTTATCTCATCAAGCCGTGGGGTGTTTTATGTCTCATTGTGGATGGAACTCAATGCTTGAGGCGTTGAGCTTAGGAGTTCCCATAGTGGCAATGCCTCAATGGACTGATCAAACTACAAACGCCAAATTTATAGCGGATGTTTGGCAAGTAGGGGTTCGAGTTGAAGTTGATGAGAAAAAACAAGTTGCTACAAGGGAATCTATAGAGGTGTGTTTGAAGGAAGTGATGATGGAAGGAGAGAAAAGAAACCAACTCAAAGTCAATGCTTTGAAGTTTAAGGAACTTGCCAGGGTTGCTATAGATCAAGACGGAAGCTCTGATAACAACATCTCTGAATTCATTTCAAGCATTTGA
- the LOC108202638 gene encoding uncharacterized protein LOC108202638, with the protein MGSLGFSSELSLSPVAEFDSYPETELDEFVPENRVPKKKSQVFLEGYVETKDQDELGRSKSLTDEDLEELKGCLDLGFGFSYEEIPELCNTLPALELCYSLSQKFLDDQQQQQQDSLPPPESPTPPCGPLASWKISSPGDHPEDVKARLKFWAQAVACTVKLCN; encoded by the exons ATGGGGAGCTTAGGTTTTTCATCTGAGTTGAGTTTAAGCCCAGTTGCTGAATTTGATTCTTACCCAGAAACAGAGTTGGATGAGTTTGTGCCTGAAAACAGAGTTCCCAAGAAGAAAAGCCAGGTGTTTCTGGAAGGTTATGTTGAAACAAAGGATCAGGATGAATTGGGAAGAAGTAAGTCCTTGACAGATGAAGATCTTGAGGAGTTAAAGGGGTGCTTGGATTTGGGTTTTGGGTTTAGTTATGAGGAAATCCCTGAGCTCTGTAATACTCTGCCAGCTCTTGAGCTTTGTTATTCTTTGAGCCAGAAGTTTCTTGATGaccaacaacagcagcagcaggaTTCTTTGCCACCACCTGAGTCTCCCACGCCGCCTTGTGGACCTCTGGCTAGTTGGAAGATCTCCAGTCCTG GTGATCATCCAGAAGATGTTAAAGCAAGGCTTAAATTTTGGGCTCAAGCTGTAGCATGTACTGTTAAACTATGCAACTAA